One window from the genome of Kryptolebias marmoratus isolate JLee-2015 linkage group LG1, ASM164957v2, whole genome shotgun sequence encodes:
- the LOC108234541 gene encoding E3 SUMO-protein ligase ZBED1-like, with protein MASSCRKLTPSTFKSDVWAHFAFLSKSGTQEVDKSKVVCKLCQRELKYCSNTTNLRNHLTRYHADALQKAQPVDSKQTQIDKSFISKLPSSSARAQKITKSVAVFICKDLRPYSVVENKGFKNMLKILEPRYAIPTRKYMTEVAVPSLYTEVKTDVLESLKSAERVALTCDGWTSRATDPYVTITSHFISDEWELVSNVLQTRPLHGSHTGSNIANLLTEAINEWGITGKVPAVVTDNAANMLAAVGLTDLLHVGCFAHVLNLASQAALKTPAVTRLLGRVRRISAFFHRSTLACHALKKNQKLLDLPQHKLLTDVSTRWNSALDMLERFLEQQPAVSAALLAPEVRKQEKDLCSLTEADITAAEDIAQALKSLKKATLVMSQESTPSLSVIAPLKERLLEDMQPSSSDSAVVKEMKIAMCRDLQKRYLGLKDELSIAAALDPRFKALLFLSDDDEREEVFTHLIALTKELATVKSSQQSGLMDEDREAIEQQGEPVDDPSGPSPKKARDSCALADLFGSAYTTPVAVSRTTDTKALDEVVRYKEVQPLPLSTNPLNWWREHEGEYPLLSCQAKRYLCIPGSSVPAERIFSTAGDIVTAQRSALKPEHVDQLLFLNKNLHVPT; from the exons ATGGCGAGCAGCTGTAGAAAGCTAACTCCGTCAACTTTTAAGTCAGATGTTTGGGCTCATTTTGCTTTCCTGTCTAAATCTGGAACTCAAGAAGTCGACAAAAGCAAGGTGGTATGTAAGCTGTGCCAGAGAGAATTAAAGTACTGCAGTAACACGACAAACCTGCGCAATCACTTAACCAGATACCACGCAGATGCGCTACAAAAAGCACAAcctgttgactccaaacagacacaaatcGACAAATCATTCATCTCTAAACTGCCGTCAAGCTCTGCCCGCGCACAAAAAATCACAAAGTCTGTAGCCGTGTTTATTTGCAAGGACCTACGACCGTACAGTGTTGTTGAAAACAAGGGTTTTAAGAATATGCTAAAGATACTCGAACCACGCTACGCAATACCAACACGTAAATACATGACAGAAGTCGCTGTGCCGTCACTGTATACAGAGGTGAAGACAGACGTTTTGGAGTCGTTAAAGTCGGCCGAAAGAGTTGCTCTGACGTGTGATGGCTGGACCTCGAGAGCTACCGACCCCTACGTAACCATCACTTCTCATTTCATATCGGACGAGTGGGAATTGGTGTCAAATGTGCTTCAGACCAGGCCCCTTCATGGAAGTCATACAGGTAGCAATATAGCAAACTTGTTGACAGAGGCAATAAATGAATGGGGCATAACCGGAAAAGTGCCTGCTGTTGTTACAGACAACGCGGCTAACATGCTAGCTGCTGTCGGTCTCACTGATCTATTGCATGTTGGCTGCTTTGCCCATGTGCTCAACTTGGCTTCGCAGGCTGCTCTTAAAACCCCTGCAGTCACACGGCTTCTGGGCAGAGTGAggcgcatctctgctttttttcatcGCAGCACTTTGGCCTGTCATGCACTCAAGAAGAATCAAAAGTTGTTGGACCTCCCACAACACAAGTTACTGACTGATGTCTCTACAAGATGGAATAGCGCTTTAGATATGCTGGAGAGATTTTTGGAACAACAACCAGCTGTCTCTGCTGCATTACTTGCACCTGAAGTGCGAAAGCAGGAAAAAGATCTATGCTCCCTTACAGAGGCAGACATTACAGCAGCAGAGGATATTGCTCAGGCTCTGAAGTCATTAAAGAAAGCCACCTTGGTGATGTCTCAGGAAAGCACCCCAAGTCTGTCTGTCATTGCACCTCTAAAAGAAAGACTTCTAGAGGATATGCAACCATCATCCAGTGACTCTGCAGTGGTGAAGGAAATGAAGATTGCTATGTGCAGGGATCTCCAAAAAAg GTACCTGGGTCTGAAGGATGAGCTCTCCATTGCTGCTGCCCTGGACCCAAGGTTTAAGGCCCTACTTTTTCTGTCAGATGATGATGAGCGAGAAGAAGTGTTCACGCATCTTATAGCTCTCACAAAAGAATTGGCCACTGTTAAAAGCTCA caacaGAGTGGGCTGATGGATGAAGACCGTGAGGCAATTGAACAGCAGGGAGAGCCGGTTGATGACCCTTCTGGACCATCACCAAAGAAAGCAAGGGACTCTTGTGCTCTGGCTGATCTTTTTGGAAGCGCATATACAACTCCAGTAGCAGTGTCCAGAACCACAGATACCAAGGCATTGGATGAGGTGGTGCGTTACAAAGAGGTGCAACCACTGCCACTCTCCACAAATCCACTCAACTGGTGGAGAGAGCATGAGGGGGAATACCCTTTGTTGTCATGCCAAGCTAAAAGGTACCTTTGCATCCCAGGCAGTAGTGTACCTGCTGAAAGGATCTTTTCCACAGCAGGTGACATAGTCACAGCCCAGAGAAGTGCATTGAAGCCTGAGCATGTggatcagctgctttttctgaACAAGAATCTCCACGTGCCCACTTAG